In the Cryptococcus neoformans var. neoformans JEC21 chromosome 1, complete sequence genome, one interval contains:
- a CDS encoding ubiquitin-protein ligase, putative, whose protein sequence is MQGTPNTMDYNDLDSANGRGLPTGGLTWSNEGPVLQMEDAVVETVVTHTTRTTTSFQPITLPRVPSPEHLKLPNHLPGEKYPLADQPAPSDMRLFTMTLGGRRVIVQDENASGESGIEMSGPGWTRTLLNGSMTEAENGVDVADESLTFLQALNRSKGKEKKREYEERSDAPASPVANDISARRSPPRKKIRGLDEINIPTGVNRALLSPLPSPEHESMSLSSIAPTAQAPNMGSGVELSALFSLPSLVSHFDTLPDRLQQHFLMHLLRRSRMPTLQRISNFVSTALRRDFITQLPHEVAIQILKSVDGKSLASASRVCKKWKRIIDMERSVWKARLLDDKLWSGFGTEEQEESLVLERYEALDLHDQLEGRRTSYQAVSGEDEQMFSPTLGHDLPERPTPLKHVYRRRYQDQKNWIHTRPEHSSFTGQGTNVVTCLQFDEDKIVSASDDHSINIYNTNDGQLRKRLDGHEGGVWTLQYKGHTLVSGSTDRTVRIWDLEDLRMTYVFAGHTSTVRCLQIVEPVWEEETQSYQPPVPMIVTGSRDATLRVWKLPQKDDPLYDGIVEEEQTELIGPDVNPFHMHLLEGHSLAVRAIATHGRICVSGSYDMSVRVWDIVKGTSLHVLTGHEDKVYSIVYDPYRKRCASGSLDSTVKVWDIVSGQCLHTLQGHTSLVGLLGLSPNYLVSAAADSSLRIWDPNTCQLKNVLASHSGAITCFQHDETKVISGSDGTLKLWDVKTGTFVRDLVVGISAVWQVSFNKNLLVAASNRNGATVFDVFRFGQSSTQDVDDPSLDNLQPPRWERWAAEKRRRLEMEEKKKRKSRSRKARTESAWDDRLEKVRDPRMASWKTTLPYAPTGHLGYSVEGEEPDERVGLQPPPAFGFRTGSHAGSSKGNSPYQLSSAQSGSNNVVRRSLHDLSGSPTPTGVARRRAGLMISKVPRAEGSNGASAALPPGSVVGPLDIGESSASTAVVEDNYQDDEGEEDEEMENADEHSY, encoded by the exons ATGCAGGGCACACCCAACACAATGGACTATAACGACTTGGATTCTGCAAACGGCCGTGGGCTCCCCACGGGAGGGCTGACATGGTCCAACGAAGGACCGGTCTTGCAGATGGAAGATGCAGTGGTAGAGACAGT TGTTACGCATACAACCCGTACAACAACATCGTTCCAACCCATCACCCTCCCTCGAGTCCCTTCTCCAGAGCATCTCAAACTCCCAAATCACCTTCCTGGCGAAAAGTATCCTCTGGCGGACCAGCCCGCGCCCAGTGACATGCGTTTATTTACTATGActcttggaggaagaagagtaatCGTTCAGGATGAAAATGCCTCTGGAGAGAGTGGAATAGAAATGTCTGGCCCTGGGTGGACAAGAACTCTGTTGAACGGCAGTATGACTGAGGCTGAAAATGGTGTCGACGTAGCAGACGAAAGCTTGACTTTTCTTCAAGCCCTTAACAGGtcaaaaggcaaagagaagaagagggaataCGAAGAGCGAAGTGATGCTCCCGCATCCCCAGTAGCTAACGATATTTCTGCCAGGCGAAGTCCGCCTAGAAAGAAGATTAGAGGGCTGGATGAGATCAATATACCTACAGGTGTAAATCGAGCGTTATTATCACCATTGCCCTCCCCTGAACACGAGTCTATGTCTCTTTCCTCTATAGCCCCCACGGCTCAAGCACCGAATATGGGCTCCGGTGTTGAGCTTTCAGCTCTATTCTCTCTCCCGTCTCTTGTCTCCCATTTCGACACTCTACCTGATCGTCTGCAACAACACTTCCTCATGCACCTCCTTCGTCGCTCCCGTATGCCCACTTTACAACGCATATCGAACTTCGTATCCACGGCTCTTCGCCGGGATTTTATCACCCAACTTCCACACGAGGTCGCCATACAGATACTCAAATCAGTTGATGGCAAGAGTTTAGCCAGTGCCTCCAGGGTGTGcaaaaaatggaagagaatcATTGATATGGAAAGAAGTGTATGGAAGGCGCGATTATTAGACGATAAACTCTGGAGTGGTTTCGGTACAGAAGAACAGGAGGAGAGTTTAGTTCTTGAGCGATACGAGGCGCTAGACCTACACGATCAGCTCGAGGGGAGACGTACTAGCTATCAAGCAGTATCCGGCGAGGATGAGCAAATGTTTTCGCCAACATTGGGTCATGATCTACCTGAAAGACCCACTCCTCTCAAACATGTGTACCGTCGTCGATATCAGGATCAAAAGAATTGGATACATACTCGACCAGAACATAGTTCATTTACTGGCCAGGGTACAAACGTCGTCACATGTCTTCAGTTTGATGAGGATAAGATTGTTTCTGCGTCGGATGATCATTCAATCAACATCTACAACACGAATGATGGTCAGCTTCGCAAGCGGCTTGATGGACATGAGGGCGGCGTGTGGACGCTTCAATATAAAGGTCACACCCTTGTCAGTGGTTCGACAGACCGGACAGTGAGGATATGGGACCTGGAAGATCTCCGAATGACCTATGTGTTCGCTGGCCACACCAGCACTGTTAGATGTCTGCAGATTGTTGAACCGGtgtgggaggaggagacaCAATCCTATCAGCCACCTGTCCCTATGATTGTGACTGGATCCAGAGATGCAACGCTCCGTGTTTGGAAGCTGCCCCAGAAGGATGACCCTCTATATGACGGTATT gtggaagaggaacaaaCTGAGCTCATTGGGCCTGACGTAAACCCTTTCCACATGCACCTTCTTGAGGGCCATTCCCTTGCTGTTCGAGCAATTGCCACTCATGGCAGAATCTGTGTATCGGGCTCGTATGATATGAGCGTTAGAGTATGGGACATCGTGAAGGGGACCAGTCTTCATGTTCTTACGGGGCATGAAGATAAAG TGTATAGCATCGTCTACGACCCTTATCGCAAGAGATGTGCCTCGGGCTCTTTGGACAGCACCGTCAAGGTTTGGGATATAGTCTCGGGTCAATGTCTTCACACTCTCCAAGGTCACACTTCTCTTGTGGGCCTCCTCGGTTTGTCCCCTAACTATCTCGtctctgctgctgccgatTCCTCTCTCCGCATTTGGGACCCCAATACTTGCCAACTCAAGAACGTCCTTGCTTCTCACAGTGGCGCAATCACATGCTTTCAGCATGATGAGACAAAGGTCATCTCGGGCTCAGATGGAACCCTGAAGCTCTGGGACGTCAAAACAGGAACATTCGTTCGAGATCTGGTTGTGGGGATCAGCGCGGTGTGGCAGGTCTCTTTCAACAAAAACCTGCTGGTAGCTGCCTCAAATCGGAACGGCGCAACTGTTTTTGATGTCTTCAGATTTGGCCAGTCGAGTACACAAGATGTAGATGATCCCTCTCTTGACAATCTGCAGCCACCGAGATGGGAAAGGTGGGCCgccgagaagagaagaaggttggaaatggaagagaagaaaaagaggaagagccgCAGTCGCAAAGCTCGTACTGAGTCAGCCTGGGATGACAGACTCGAAAAAGTAAGAGACCCAAGAATGGCATCCTGGAAAACTACTTTACCTTATGCCCCGACGGGACATCTTGGCTACTCTGTCGAAGGTGAAGAACCAGACGAACGTGTAGGcctccaacctcctccgGCATTTGGTTTCAGGACTGGGTCTCATGCAGGATCTTCGAAAGGCAACTCGCCGTATCAGTTAAGTTCGGCCCAGTCAGGGTCAAACAACGTTGTGCGTCGGAGTCTTCACGATCTTTCGGGTAGTCCTACGCCGACTGGTGTGGCCCGGAGACGAGCCGGGCTAATGATCTCCAAGGTCCCTAGAGCAGAGGGATCAAATGGGGCTAGCGCCGCATTGCCGCCTGGCTCGGTTGTTGGTCCCCTGGATATTGGGGAGTCGAGCGCTAGTACAGCTGTGGTGGAAGACAATTAtcaggatgatgagggcgaggaggatgaagaaatggagaatgCTGATGAGCATTCATATTGA
- a CDS encoding RNA splicing-related protein, putative, with product MAGRDPRDRAPRVRNRAPAAVQITAEQLLREAQERQEPAIQAPKQRVQDLEELSEFQARKRTEFESRIRYSRDSILAWTKYAQWEASQNEYERSRSVFERALDVDPRSVDLWIKYTDMELKARNINHARNLFDRAITLLPRVDALWYKYVYLEELLLNVSGARQIFERWMQWEPNDKAWQSYIKLEERYNELDRASAIYERWIACRPIPKNWVTWAKFEEDRGQPDKAREVFQTALEFFGDEEEQVEKAQSVFAAFARMETRLKEFERARVIYKFALARLPRSKSASLYAQYTKFEKQHGDRAGVELTVLGKRRIQYEEELAYDPTNYDAWFSLARLEEDAYRADREDGEDVEPMRVREVYERAVANVPPALEKRYWRRYIYLWLQYAAFEEIDTKDYDRARDVYKAAVKLVPHKTFTFAKLWLAYAYFEIRRLDVSAARKVLGAGIGMCPKPKLFTGYIELEMRLREFDRVRTLYEKFLTYDPSLSSAWIQWTQVESAVEDFERVRAIFELAVQQSLDMPEIVWKAYIDFEAGEGERERARNLYERLLERTSHVKVWISYALMEIATLGGGEDEDGNEIEGEAGDADLARQVFERGYKDLRAKGEKEDRAVLLESWKSFEQEHGDEETLAKVEDMLPTTRKRWRKAEDGSGELEEYWDLVFPDDEREANPTSFKFFQAAQAWAQQRAGQGEEGGLSYDLPSDSEDENEDGDEDGDGREEEGMDQD from the exons ATGGCAGGAAGAGATCCGAGAGACCGTGCTCCAAGAGTGCGCAACAGAGCACCCGCTGCCGTACAG ATCACAGCGGAGCAGCTTTTGAGAGAGGCGCAAGAACGACAAGAACCTGCTATCCAGGCACCCAAACAGCGTGTtcaggatttggaggagcTTTCAGAGTTTCAGGCGAGGAAAAGAACGGAGTTCGAGTCAAGGATCAGATACTCAAGGGACAGCATTCTCG CATGGACCAAATATGCACAATGGGAAGCCAGCCAGAATGAGTATGAGCGATCAAGATCAGTGTTTGAGCGAGCGTTGGATGTTGATCCCAGATCAGTGGACCTCTGG ATTAAGTATACCGACATGGAGCTGAAAGCTCGAAACATCAACCACGCTAGGAATCTTTTTGACAGAGCTatcaccctccttccccgTGTTGACGCA CTTTGGTACAAATATGTCTATCTTGAAGAATTGCTTCTCAATGTTTCAGGTGCTCGTCAAATCTTTGAGAGGTGGATGCAATGGGAACCCAACGACAAAGCTTGGCAGAGTTACATCAAGCTCGAAGAACGTTATAATGAGCTGGATCGGGCTTCCGCCATTTACGAGCGCTGGATTGCTTGCCGCCCGATTCCCAAGAACTGGGTGACATGGGCCAAGTTTGAAGAGGACAGGGGTCAGCCGGACAAGGCTCGGGAGGTTTTCCAGACAGCTTTAGAGTTCTtcggtgatgaagaggagcaggtgGAAAAAGCCCAATCGGTATTTGCTGCGTTCGCAAGGATGGAGACTAGATTGAAGGAATTTGAAAGGGCGAGAGTGATTTACAAATTTGCCTTAGCAAGATTGCCTAGATCAAAATCTGCTAGCT TATATGCCCAGTATACCAAATTCGAGAAGCAAC ATGGTGACCGTGCTGGTGTTGAGCTCACTGTTCTTGGCAAACGGCGCATTCAGTACGAGGAAGAATTGGCCTATGATCCTACGAATTATGATGCGTGGTTTTCTCTTGCCAGGTTAGAGGAAGATGCCTATCGCGCGGacagagaagatggtgaagatgttgagCCAATGCGAGTTCGGGAAGTGTACGAGAGAGCTGTGGCCAATGTCCCTCCTGCGCTGGAAAAAAGATATTGGAGAAGATACATTTATC TGTGGTTGCAATATGCTGCatttgaggagattgacACCAAGGACTACGACAGGGCGCGGGATGTCTATAAAGCAGCTGTTAAACTTGTGCCACATAAAACGTTCACTTTTGCTAAG CTCTGGCTGGCTTACGCTTACTTTGAAATTCGTCGACTTGACGTCTCTGCGGCCCGTAAAGTTCTTGGTGCTGGTATCGGCATGTGCCCCAAACCGAAGCTCTTTACTGGTTATATCGAACTGGAGATGCGGCTGCGAGAGTTTGATAGGGTTCGAACATTGTACGAGAAGTTCTTGACT TATGACCCCTCCCTCAGTTCTGCCTGGATCCAATGGACTCAAGTTGAATCTGCCGTCGAAGATTTCGAACGTGTTCGAGCAATTTTCGAACTCGCCGTGCAACAATCTCTGGATATGCCCGAGATCGTCTGGAAAGCGTACATTGACTTCGAAGCCGGCGAGGGCGAGCGCGAACGTGCGCGTAATTTGTACGAACGCTTGCTCGAACGTACTTCTCACGTCAAAGTCTGGATTTCATACGCACTCATGGAGATCGCGACGCTTGGtgggggagaggatgaagatggcaaTGAGATTGAAGGCGAGGCTGGGGACGCTGATTTGGCGAGGCAAGTGTTCGAAAGAGGTTATAAGGACTTGCGAGCGAAgggtgaaaaggaagataGAGCCGTGTTACTCGAATCTTGGAAGAGTTTCGAGCAGGAGCATGGCGACGAGGAGACGTTGGCCAAGGTAGAGGATATGTTGCCCACAACTcgaaagaggtggaggaaggcaGAGGACGGGAGtggagagttggaagaatACTGGGACTTGGTATTCCCCGACGATGAAAGGGAAGCGAACCCGACTAGTTTCAAATTCTTCCAGGCTGCCCAAGCTTGGGCTCAACAGCGTGCTGGgcagggagaagaaggcggttTATCCTACGATTTGCCGTCAGATTCAGAGGACGAAAACGAGGACGGAGACGAGGACGGGGACGgtagggaagaagagggaatgGACCAGGATTAG
- a CDS encoding alpha-mannosidase, putative, which produces MGSHNPITSPKLDYPQRTTEAKYKHLGSIRGRLDQFVGGHYASYNLSSLLYAHRLDDSQHVKLEVWSAPGLTKPTFEEAKRQTFKSTKKGESFGPSWTNHWFKVTLHIPKEWSDYEKVQFEFDCSGEAMIFTTDGDPIHGLTGGFGDDRRVEFIIPQSARNAGVAHYYIEASCNGMFGINNMEPPDPNRYYQLNSADLVVPNEEAWKLMWDFNAIHQVYNTLPGDSALAKKAQWVANEIMNVFETGSLESVARGREVAQIVLGKDWEKNIQEESENAGMEKGVLWGIGHCHIDTAWLWPFHVTQQKSARSWSTQCDLIDRYPEHRFSATQAQQFKWVEQLYPLLFARIKEKVSEGNFQPLGATWVEMDTNLPSGEALIRQFLYGQRYYESRFGFRSDTFVLPDTFGYSSQLPQISRQAGAKNFFTQKLSWNSINKFPHSTFNWVGLDGSQVLTHMTPVDNYNSQCNIDDIRRGVTGHKNLDVTSEALLLFGNGDGGGGPTPPMLEKLRRARAIGQHPDAGGQLPLVKMGGSFSEFFDSVRKETENGIRLPYWRGELYFELHRGTYTTHASIKKGNRKSEILMRQAEYAATIASLVDTDYEYPKERFDVAWEDLLLCQFHDVLPGSGIAMIYEDAEKKYAALHSSITSILNEANSILFKQSTPLVPSSPTEVQGQVFAINTIPNYSRREIVEVHLGKGATSLRQVSAQVTDDGKKGWLLMSTEDDGGMVALPKGVYASPRVAIVLEKDDVAVMSNDNISLQIKGGRITSVYDKALERELVAPGQTGGLVIMEDHPNFWDAWDVDEFHLEKQKHLKFGPLRVKENGPLRGIISTTCRVGKSLIQIDIIMDAIAASVKPGARSIIRFDTVVDWKEKHQFLKFELPLDIYSDFATYDTQFGTVARPTHRNTSWDAAKFEVCAHKFADLSEYGYGVAILNDCKYGYATQGNVMRLSLLRAPTQPDADCDIGTHSFSFAIYPHSGTFIESDVAQVAYAFNSPLSVCCAPKNFLTNVSPLARSSPFTLEGADNVMLETIKRGEDDQLSGDKTKTIILRVYEHLGGHAKVKLNVRHLAVVKAELVNILEDHLETLRLYPLDDKEKALSDLGNEENPHSGDNVYVQLNLRGYEVQTVRLTVKGKKSKAESEGWIKL; this is translated from the exons ATGGGGAGCCATAACCCTATCACATCCCCCAAGCTGGACTACCCTCAGAGGACCACCGAGGCTA AGTACAAGCACCTGGGGTCCATTCGCGGTCGTCTTGATCAATTTGTC GGGGGGCACTACGCAAGCTATaacctctcctctcttttgTATGCTCACCGCTTAGACGACTCACAACATGTCAAGCTCGAAGTATGGTCAGCCCCCGGTCTCACCAAGCCCACttttgaagaagccaaaCGCCAAACTTTCAAATCCACTAAGAAGGGCGAATCCTTCGGGCCAAGCTGGACGAATCATTGGTTCAAAGTTACTCTTCACATCCCCAAGGAGTGGTCAGATTACGAGAAGGTCCAATTTGAATTTGACTGTTCTGGTGAAGCCATGATATTCACCACAGACGGTGATCCCATTCATGGCCTGACGGGCGGGTTTGGGGACGACCGACGTGTTGAATTTATCATCCCTCAATCTGCTCGGAATGCTGGAGTCGCCCATTATTATATCGAGGCGAGCTGTAACGGCATGTTCGGTATCAATAACATGGAACCCCCTGACCCTAATAGGTACTATCAGTTGAATTCCGCTGATTTGGTAGTCCCCAACGAAGAAGCATGGAAGTTGATGTGGGATTTCAACGCAATCCACCAAGTGTACAATACCCTCCCAGGTGATTCGGCACTCGCCAAAAAGGCGCAATGGGTGGCCAATGAGATAATGAATGTGTTCGAGACGGGAAGCCTGGAGAGTGTGGCCAGGGGGCGAGAAGTGGCACAAATTGTCCTCGGTAAAGATTGGGAGAAGAATATTcaagaggagagtgagaACGctgggatggagaagggcgTACTCTGGGGCATTGGACATTG CCATATCGACACTGCCTGGCTCTGGCCCTTCCATGTGACCCAGCAGAAATCTGCTCGATCTTGGTCAACTCAGTGCGACCTTATAGACCGTTATCCCGAACATCGTTTCTCCGCTACCCAAGCTCAACAATTCAAATGGGTCGAACAACTTTATCCCTTGCTTTTCGCTAGgatcaaggaaaaggtaTCTGAGGGCAATTTTCAACCTCTTGGAGCGACGTGGGTTGAGATGGATACGAACCTACCCTCAGGTGAAGCTTTAATAAGGCAGTTCCTGTATGGGCAGAGATATTATGAGAGCAGGTTCGGCTTTAGGTCTGATACGTTCGTTTTACCTGACACTT TTGGTTACTCCAGTCAACTTCCTCAAATCTCTCGACAAGCAGGAGCCAAAAATTTCTTCACGCAGAAGCTGTCATGGAATTCTATCAACAAGTTCCCGCACAGTACATTCAACTGGGTAGGATTGGATGGATCTCAGGTTTTGACGCACATGACTCCTGTGGACAACTACAACTCTCA GTGTAATATCGACGACATCCGACGAGGAGTTACTGGTCATAAAAATCTCGATGTCACCT CTGAAGCTCTCCTCTTGTTTGGCAACGGTGACGGTGGCGGCGGCCCTACTCCTCCCATGCTGGAGAAACTCCGTCGAGCTCGAGCTATCGGTCAGCACCCTGATGCAGGAGGTCAACTGCCGCTTGTCAAGATGGGCGGAAGCTTCTCCGAGTTTTTTGATAGCGTTAGGAAGGAAACAGAGAATGGGATCAGACTGCCTTACTGGAGGGGCGAGCTGTACTTCGAACTACATAGAGGAACGTATACTACGCATGCCTCAATTAAAAAGGGTAACAGGAAGAGTGAAATTCTTATGAGGCAGGCAGAGTATGCTGCGACCATAGCCAGCCTTGTTGATACTGATTACGAGTATCCCAAAGAG CGCTTCGATGttgcttgggaagatctGTTACTTTGTCAGTTCCACGATGTTTTGCCTGGAAGTGGTATCGCTATG ATCTACGAAGATGCTGAAAAGAAATACGCCGCGCTCCATTCTTCAATCACCAGTATTTTGAATGAGGCAAACTCCATCCTCTTTAAGCAATCAACTCCATTagtcccttcttctcctacAGAAGTCCAAGGCCAGGTATTCGCCATAAACACAATTCCCAATTATTCTCGTCGGGAAATAGTTGAAGTGCATCTAGGAAAAGGGGCAACCAGCCTTCGACAAGTGTCTGCGCAGGTCACAGATGACGGAAAGAAAGGATGGTTGTTAATGAGCACGGAAGACGATGGAGGAATGGTTGCGCTACCTAAGGGGGTTTACGCCTCGCCACGGGTGGCGA TCGTCCtggagaaagatgatgtAGCCGTGATGTCGAACGACAATATCTCTTTGCAAATCAAAGGCGGGAGAATTACCAGTGTCTATGACAAAGCTTTGGA GAGAGAGCTTGTCGCTCCCGGACAGACAGGCGGCTTGGTCATCATGGAAGACCATCCCAACTTTTGGGA CGCATG GGATGTTGATGAATTTCATTTGGAGAAACAAAAGCATCTCAAATTTGGCCCATTGCGTGTCAAAGAGAACGGTCCACTAAGGGGCATCATTAGCACCACCTGCCGAGTAGGGAAAAGTCTTATCCAAATCGAC ATCATTATGGATGCCATTGCGGCTTCTGTAAAGCCCGGCGCCCGTAGCATAATACGATTCGACACTGTTGT TGactggaaagagaaacatCAATTCCTGAAGT TCGAGCTTCCCCTTGATATCTACTCTGACTTTGCCACCTATGATACGCAATTCGGAACTGTTGCTCGGCCCACTCACAGGAACACCAGCTGGGATGCTGCCAA GTTCGAGGTCTGCGCGCACAAGTTTGCTGACTTATCCGAG TATGGATATGGCGTCGCAATCCTCAACGACTGCAAATATGGCTA CGCCACGCAGGGTAATGTCATGCGTCTTTCGCTTTTACGAGCCCCTACCCAGCCAGACGCAGATTGCGATATTGGAACGCATTCGTTTTCATTTGCCATTTATCCTCATAGTGGTACTTTCATTGAAAGTGATGTGGCCCAAGTCGCCTATGCCTTCAATTCACCATTGTCCG TGTGTTGTGCTCCGAAAAACTTTTTGACAAACGTTTCACCATTAGCTAGATCATCTCCCTTTACacttgaaggagcagaCAATGTCATGCTGGAGACCATTAAACGAGGCGAGGACGATCAATTGTCTGGAGATAAGACCAAGACCATCATTTTGAGGGTATACGAGCATCTCGGTGGCCATGCTAAAGTCAAGCTCAACGT AAGGCATCTGGCTGTGGTGAAGGCTGAGCTTGTCAACATCCTGGAAGATCATCTTGAAACTCTTCGTCTCTACCCGCTGGACGACAAAGAAAAAGCACTGTCAGACCTCGGGAATGAAGAGAATCCTCATTCCGGCGACAACGTTTACGTCCAGCTGAACTTGAGAGGATACGAGGTGCAGACTGTAAGACTGACGGTAAAGGGTAAGAAAAGTAAGGCAGAGTCGGAAGGATGGATAAAGTTGTAA
- a CDS encoding galactose metabolism-related protein, putative, producing the protein MTQLKRVLVTGGLGYIGSHVVVSLLLTGKYQPIVIDNCHNSYPEALNRCAEIARDELGADAPQPILHDLDLRDAPAIEQVFEQYAADGGIWAVIHLAALKAVGESADFPLSYYRVNVAGSISLFETMAKYSCNNLVFSSSATVYGTPATIPIPETSPLIPESCYGRTKAMVEEIIHDLTKVGAEEGKPSLRAVSVRYFNPAGAHPSGKLGEEPRGKPGNLLPLLAQMAVGREKSQLKVFGTDFPTPDGTCVRDYLHIMDLAHGHVLALDALTVPSSQHNIFSEIDPKDGYFRAFNLGRGQGMSVLNMIEAMRKATGFDYQYEIVGRRKGDVPDLTADPSLARKELGFVAKEDLESMCRDLWNFQTRHPNGYSS; encoded by the exons ATGACTCAGCTCAAG CGCGTCCTCGTCACCGGTGGCCTGGGTTATATTGGCTCCCACGTCGTcgtctctctcctcctgaCAGGCAAATACCAGCCCATTGTTATTGACAACTGCCACAACTCGTATCCAGAAGCTCTCAATCGATGCGCGGAGATTGCGCGTGACGAGCTGGGTGCTGATGCCCCTCAACCGATATTACACGATCTCGATCTGAGAGATGCTCCCGCGATCGAACAAGTGTTTGAGCAGTACGCAGCGGATGGTGGCATCTGGGCTGTCATCCACTTGGCTGCCCTCAAGGCGGTGGGCGAATCTGCAGACTTTCCTCTGAGTTACTATAGGGTGAATGTTGCCGGGTCAATTTCGTTGTTCGAG ACAATGGCCAAATACTCTTGCAAcaatctcgtcttctcttcgTCCGCTACAGTCTACGGCACTCCTGCCACTATCCCTATCCCGGAAACTTCCCCACTGATTCCCGAATCATGCTACGGTCGCACAAAAGCAATGGTTGAGGAAATCATCCACGACTTGACCAAAGTCGGTGCCGAAGAGGGCAAGCCTAGTTTGAGGGCAGTCAGTGTCCGATATTTCAA CCCTGCAGGAGCACACCCTTCTGGAAAACTTGGTGAAGAACCTCGAGGTAAACCAGGAAACCTTCTCCCACTCCTTGCGCAGATGGCAGTTGGCCGAGAAAAATCTCAACTCAAGGTCTTTGGCACGGATTTCCCCACACCCGATGGTACATGCGTCAGAGACTATCTCCACATCATGGATCTCGCCCATGGCCACGTTCTTGCGCTTGACGCTCTTACCGTTCCTTCATCCCAACACAATATCTTTTCTGAAATTGATCCCAAGGATGGTTACTTTCGTGCATTCAATCTCGGCAGAGGACAGGGTATGAGCGTCTTGAACATGATTGAAGCGATGAGGAAGGCAACAGGGTTTGATTATCAATACGAGATTGTGGGAAGGAG GAAAGGAGACGTCCCAGATCTTACCGCCGACCCTTCTCTCGCCCGAAAAGAACTCGGTTTTGTCGCAAAAGAAGATCTTGAATCGATGTGCAGAGATCTCTGGAACTTCCAAACAAGACATCCCAACGGCTACTCCTCTTAG